The Procambarus clarkii isolate CNS0578487 chromosome 15, FALCON_Pclarkii_2.0, whole genome shotgun sequence genomic interval TCCCACCGACTTTCCATTCTAGGGGACCCCATTTGTCGTGCCCAATAGCTGTTGCTTGTATTCTACTGCTATTCCCCGGTAATAGGCCTATACAAAAATTGTAGAGGCAAGTTACAGTATCTTGTATACAGGTTATTATACTTGATTACCATTGGCTCACCAGCGTGGTGCAGCTTGGCAAGTTTCGTTCACTGTCGTGTAACTTAGGTCACCATCTAACTTGTTTATACATTAGCAACTGTATACTAATGATTATTGTCCTTGACGAGATGGGATGAGAGGAAGTGTCAGCTGAGGAGACAGGCACTCGCGGTTTACTCATTTAGTAGTTTACTAAACTAGTAGTTAGGTTGTTTAGTAGTTTACTAAACTAGTAGTTCGGTTGTTTAGTAGTTTACTAAACTAGTAGTTCGGTTGTTTAGTAGTTTACTAAACTAGTAGTTCGGTTGTTTAGTAGTTTACTAAACTAGTAGTTCGGTTGTTTAGTAGTTTACTAAACTAGTAGTTCGGTTGTTTAGTAGTTTACTAAACTAGTAGTTCGGTTGTTTAGTAGTTTACTAAACTAGTAGTTCGGTTGTTTAGTAGTTTACTAAACTAGTAGTTCGGTTGTTTAGTAGTTTACTAAACTAGTAGTTAGGTTGTTTAGTAGTTTACTTGGTTGACAGTCTTATTTTGTTGGGCCTAACTTTGGCGATAGGGACTCTTATAAAATATAATGACATCAGGAATTTCTGAAATGAATATCATGTGTTATCCAAATCTTTCCAGTCCAACTTGGCATCAAATTTTGGACTGGTCGACGCCAAACATGGCAGGGATCAGGCCATAGATAACTAACCtgttcctcttacaaagaacgtcgcatttcgctcgtaggcgttacataaggccaaaaaatcgtcgtacttgaaaatggaagcggctggcgaaagtgacgtactgtccccgttttctgttttgggtcctctggtagaggttaggataaggacactTTAACCGTTTTCTTGGCGGGAGATGGGGGTCGAGTTATCGCTAAACGATATGCATGTTTTGCTACTTGCAATTTTAAATCAAGGTCACAACTAAGTGTCAAGACAAAAACTATGTTCGCATTTTGTGAAGCTATAATTTTTTGTGGGCGCGGATTGAACGATTCAGAGGCGGCTGACGAGTTTAGCATGCCAGGGGGTCGAGTGTTGGAGAAGCTGCGCCATCTGCAGCAGTCAAGCAACCTCCATTAGGCTATGCTCTTTTCTTAGATTGTGTTACGTCGTGGTCATGTCCTTGGTTATCCATGTACGGCAATTAAGTGACTCGCATCTGCTTGAAGCATGatgagtcatgtgtgtgtgtaaacgcaGGTATGAATGTAATATATTTGGTTATGTtgtaaattataataatttaCAAAAGTCATGCATTTCATTAATTGTGGATACATATACCAAACGATTTCCAATTTTAAAATCTGTCGGTGGATAGGAATTAACAGGGACAAcacaggggggtagaaatagcctaagctactctatccctttgagaagtatttattgcttatctcaataaacatacttgaacttgaacagggACAATTGACGGTAATATCAGCTAGAAGATCAACTCTCCAGTTAAATAATAGTGTTTGCAACTATGCTTGTCCACAAGTTCCTCTTTATCAACAAAGTGTTTGAGATTTGGTCTGTATGACCTGCAACTTTAAGTTTTAAACATCCACTGAAGTACAAATTAAAGTGGCGAGTTACATTAAAGTGGCGAGTTACATAAAAATCTTCACATTATAAAGGTGATAAAAAAAATTTTTACTCATTACAGGAGAGTTTTAGCTTATTGTAAATCTTATGGTGTTGTGTATGAGATTTGTTTCTGGGCAcggtttccatctcgtaagtctgTGGACACGAGAGATTAAGATGGCGAAGGTGTGTGATTTGCGAGGAGACTGCTAAGCCCGTAAGGTGTTATTCTGCAAGGATTCGAGTCGTGATTATCATTCCTAGGTAGAAATTGCCAAGGCAGTGGTGAATAATTTGTATAGCAAACgtgatctctctctcttgttctaggTAGCGCGTTACCAGCTGTTTTGTGTACTTTTCGGCAAAAGTTCAGAGATTGTAACCTCAAGGGGCTGTAACCTCAAGGGGCTGTAACCTCAAGGGGCTGTAACCTCAAGGGGCTGTAACCTCAATAGGCTATAGCCTCAATACATTCAGCTATacgttcaaacaaacatttgctttCAAATGTTTGAGGTTATCATCCGAAAGTTCTTATCTTACTATGTGGTTATACATTGTCATTCTATTCTGACCGATTTCTTTGCTGGAATTTGTGGAAGAGTAAAAAGTAGCCTCGGCAAAAATAAGAACAATTGTGGAATAATTTTAAATTTGCCAGAGCACGGCGATACAACGCATAGGTCTTTTGTTAAGATGTGTTAAGAACTATTGGCCTATATACAAAAAGTTCATAAACGAAGAATGAAAATGGGTGTTGTTATAATGTGTCGAAAGTGTGGACTGCTTAAGCTTCGGTACTTCTATGGTAAGCCACACACAATTTACCTCCCTGGAAATATTAGTTTTTCTCATTATGTAAATACTCTTGTAAACAAGAAGCAAATATCATCGCTGCGAGTGTTTGCTGTTCCAGTCAAACATGGTAATATGTCTTCTGTCGGCGTGTGTCATTCTGTACGACAGCGACTGTTACTATAGGAACCTGTCTCGTCTATATATTTTAATGTGCCCTGGAAGTTACACCGTTTGAGTGCTGGGCGTCTGGTTACATCACTACTTCCAAACGTTGTCTAACTTTACACAGTTTAAACGTTCCTTATAAGTTCATGTTCCTTCTCTAGTCTCTGGAAGCTGACAGTGTGTTCAgtaaggtctgtgtgtgtgtgtggggggggggggatgaactaggcttcacaatcgacttgagaatggtccaggacggaccgaaacgtcgtcgtcctttcaccttctagtgtgtggtctggtcatcatactttagccacgttattgtgactcatcgcctgcaactagGCTTCTATCTGTTGACTTAATATCGTCTTAGATATTCTTGGCGTCATCAATGATAGGTTTGTCAAGGGGAATATTTGATTATTAGTAATTTATAAATTGATGCATCCATTGAACATGACTAAATTATTTTGATCGATAAAATATTACTGAGAAAGTTTGCCTTGGTTCTGTGTATTTTCTCATGCTAAACTGTTCCTTGATCAAACAACATTGACTCAACAACTTGCAAATCTTCTTTGTACGAAAGAGCTCGTCATCTGTTAGTAAAGTCCATCTTCGTATGACCTTCCATCCTTTGCAAGCCAAAATATTTGGCCAACTCCTCCACACTTACCCGTCTGGTGCGAGGCTTTGGAAGTGCCAAGTAATGATTGTGTACAAAAAGAATACACCAAAATTTTTATGACGTGAAAGGGTTCACCACAGTACGGAGTTATTATATATTCCTTGGTAAATTTGAACAAAAATCAGAGGGTGTGattataattatggtttaattcgGGTAAAGTTGTTATTTTGGCGTAACTGATAGCCTAATAATTGATTTGGTATCTGATATAGGATATATATAAACCACGATTAGCTTATAGGGAGCTTATAGACAAAAGAGCTTGAAGTGTGTTATAAACGACTTATATTTGAACCCTCTCGTAAGTGTGGAGCCTCTGATGAGATAGTTGTCAGAACGTCTTCCGAGATTGACTTAACCCTGAACGcaattttaaatatataataagaAAATCCAGAGAACGGCCATTGCATTAAACTACATATTCCAAAGACGAGGTTTAGGAGCTGACGCCTAACTATACTAACatattgtaacacacacacacgcacacgcacacgcacacgcacacgcacgcacgcacgcacgcacgcacgcagtaATGACTTGGTTGATGAAGCAGTCACCAGGGTATCCTAGCTTCAGGCCGTGTGAATACAAAAATATATTGAAAcgggtaacacacacacatatactatcGAAAGGAGCCGGGTTCGTTTCCTGGCCGAAGCAGAAGGAAATAGGCAGTTTATTTCACCTGATGCTTCTCTTCACCTAGTAATAAATAAGTACCAGGAAGTTACAGAgagagactgactgactgactaccGGGTTCTTCCTTCCCCTTAAAATAATcttcacccttcccccccccccccccccccccctacaccttcACTTTCTTCAAATCTGCACCTTtttctactcctcctcctcgccctctctctcactttcactctttcatctcttccccctctccttcccaccCCCACTtcatctcttccccctctccttcccaccCCCACTtcatctcttccccctctccttcccaccCCCACTtcatctcttccccctctccttcccaccCCCACTtcatctcttccccctctccttcccaccCCCACACTTTAGCTCTTCCCTCTCACTTCTCCGTtttttcttcctcttcctcccttgtcatgttcaTCTATAAACATGAGCAACGCAAGTGGCTTGGAGCAATAAACAGAAGGTAAACAATCTTGGAGATATGCAACAGAGCCAGGTCAACCCCGATGTGAGAAAGATACTATGGCCGACTTACGCACACTGGATCTTGCTCTAACttcttgttgttatagattcagctactctgaacaagttccaagtagcacgggctatggtgagcccggagctGAGCAAGTAGCacagactatggtgagcccgtagtgcggtGCTGTGTGTTGGTCTAACTCCTACGCAGCTTCTTCATAGGTCTGcagcgctccccccccccccctatcctccaccaccttgtccaaccacttggggtagacggtagagcgacggtctcgcttcatgcaggtcggcgttcaatccccgaccatccacaagtggctggggcaccattccttccttctctccccgtcccatccctaatccttatcctgaccccttccaagttccttccattcttcccccccccccttaccgtaTCTGCCTCTACAGTGATAAGACATGATAAAGAGGGAAAACAAATCCATGAAAAAATACATTTAAAGAGGTAGTTTGTTTATTTTTAAAGATGCTGATACCACTTATTCTGGGGTATAAAGCCAAATAATCTTAAGAGTAGATTATTGCCACTTATGTTCTTGCAAAGTTGAGCATTAGCTCCCTTACCCCGATTTTCCAGCCATGTACAATGACATGCATCCCGCTCCATGTATCGTACTTTCGAAATTACCTTTTGAGCTTTTCTCCGACTACTTTTAACCCATTCCACTTGATAGGAACACTTCGTGACATTCAGACGACTCATCCGCTTCCCAAAAGCAACAAATAACTGTGACGAAGTtaagagtttgtgtgtgtgtgtgtgtgtgtgtgtgtgtgtgtgtactcgcctagttgtgtttgcgggtgttgagctctggctctttggtcccgcctctcaaccgtcaatcaacaggtgtacaggttcctgagcctattgggctctctcatatctacacttgaaactgtgtatggagtcagcctccaccacatcacttcctaatgcattccatttgtcaaccactctgacactaaaaaagttctttctaatatctgtgtgtgtgtgtgtgtgtgtgtgtgtgtgtgtgtgtgtgtgtgtgtgtgtgtgtgtgtgtgtgtgtgtgtgtgtgtgtgtgtgtgttacaaggttttAGAGCAGATAGACGAATGGCTGTAGTTAATATGCTAAAGAGTTACGTAATGATAACAAAGAGCGCAAAATACTAAATGTGTCACTGCCATGGATACAGCACTCAATCCTCTTTCCACAAAATTCAAAAAAAAGTTCAGTAGCCgatgtaattaaaaaaaataaataaaaaatgcacTCTTCAGCAAATTATCAAAATAGCCCTaaccggttaggtgaggttagaggggggggggggttaaaattCAGTTGTTGAACTGTCTGTGTGTAACTATGTGACTGGTAATCCGTCCATTGTTTCCAGGTCAACACTGTTGCCAGTTGCAAGCAAAGGGGTCACTAACCTGAGCCTTTGGGGCCGTGTTGATGCTCTCTTGCCTGACGTGTAGTGTTGACTTGGTCGGGTCTTGgctctggcgtgtgtgtgtgtgtgtgtgtgtgtgtgtgtgtgtgtgtgtgtgtgtgtgtgtgtgtgtgtgtgtgtgtgtgtgtttgtttttgatgagtgtgtttggtctgttgGTTATATCTTGTTATATCACTGGTAACTACAATATTTTCTGTGGCTTgtgcaaagtgtgtgtgtgtgtgtgtatatatatatatatatatatatatatatatatatatatatatatatatatatatatatatatatatatataatataatataatataatataatataaaaaattacaCACACTCATATATGAGTGAGTTTCACGTTACTGGTGTCGTCACGCTATTTTTTGTATAACACGGAGCGAGCCTTGTTTGCATGGGAATGTAACCAAGCCTTTCGTGTAATTTACTGAAACTGAGTTACTGGCTTATAAAGGAGTTAATTTCTTGACTCGTACGTAACATTTTAGTGTATTCAAGGACTGCCGTCTAGGGTGGTGGCAATGCGTTCATCTTGTCACATAAAGGCCAACGTATAGCCTAGTCCTGCCAAGTTCATCgagataaaatacatctcaaaaaacAGCGAGTAGCTTAGGCTTTTTCTACCCTCAGTACAGCCTAGTTTTCTCTTATTTTGTCTTTATATGttccatttttatatatttttttttatttaattcgcGTTGGTTATGGAGTAATTgattgggaggggtggggggggggggttgttagtaatcaaatcaaatgtttattcaggttagTAATCTGAAtgtttcaaatgtttattcaggttagtacatacaaataagatgagttacaaacataatgttggatttctagaaagggctagtacatacaatgtctaaatcCACTAATTTCTTAGTAGTTTGTAATTCTTCGCCGCACCTATCCTCGTTCGTGGTGGGACAGGAAACTTGTAGTCGTGGGATGTATGTATAGAATCTCAGATTGAAGACAACTTTTCGAGAGCCTCttctgtaaattttttttttttttgagatatatacaagagttgttacattcttgtacagccactagtacgcgtagcgtttcgggcaggtccctggaatacgatccccgccgcgaagaatcgttttttcatccaagtacacattttactgttgcgttaaacagaggctacagttaaggaattgcgcccagtaaatcctccccggccaggatacgaacccatgacatagcgctcacggaacgccaggcgagtgtcttaccactacaccacggagactgtaaattgtAAATTGTAATCCTTGTTATAAGTGCGTTCGTAATGCTTCTTGTTAAGTTTGGGATCAATCCCTTAAAATGCCTCGCAAATAATCCAGTGGAAAGTAACGGGATTTATATGCACTTTAAACTAATATTATCTCCTCTGGCACCTGGGAAACATGGCTGATGttaaatttgttttgttttttccgtCCGACGCAGTTTGCATGTTTGCTCAATAAGTCAGGTAGTTGCGCATATGTGAACGAATGAGCATAATTATTAAACGATAAATCCCTGACAAGCAAATTGTTGAAAGTTATAAGTTTGACCTCAGTGGTGAGGTGATaagccgccagccagccagccagcctgccagaggCATGGGGCTCCACTCAGCATGCAAATGAACGCTGTTGGTGTGACTGGTGACCTTGCAGGGTggcgggggtgtggtggggtgccaCCATCACCTCAGCAGGAGGCGGTGAGgacaacaacaaaaaaatcaTCATACCTCTTTGTGTAGTGGTGACCACATTGCTGCAGTGAAGGGCCACTATCGTCCCTGCAGGGGGTatagtgagggtgttgggtgataCTGAAGGTGAGCCCACCAACACATGGTGAAGTGTGGGAGATAGTGATGGTGAGCCACACACATGTGAAGTGTGGGAGATAGTGATGGTCCAACAACTGACACCAGCTTGTGAATGACAAGCGGAATATGGGTGTCTGTGATGATGGAGACTCCCGAGGGTCATAGAGGAAGATGGCATGTgtcatcttgtggttatcttgagacgatttcggggattagcggcccggtcctcgaccaggccacctttttgttacccctaagaagcagcctgtagcagctgtctaactcccaggtacctatttactgctaggtgaacaggggcatcaaggtgagacTGATAATTTGTttgcgcctccaccggggatcgaacccggaacttaaggactacgaatcccgagcgctgtccactcggccgtcaGGCCCCTTGATGTCAACAATGATTGCATAAAACTATCTTTTGTCAATTTTATTTTTCCAATGTAAATGTTGATACAGACATCAACAGATGTTCTAGAGCACAGTGCTCTGCGTCCCCCGAGTGGCCAGagacggttgggcacgtttcctttcacctgatgcacctgttcagccggcagtatataggtaccccgGAGTTGGACAACTGGTTTGAGTTGCATCATTACGGTCACTAGTACTAGGCCTCGCAGGCTTCCTGTTCTTGACTACAAGAAACCAAGTCATTGTTAATTGTAGCttatcaacattgtcatatgtaataCTAACCAACGATAACCAGTCATATGTAATACTAACCAACGATAACCAGTCATATGTAATACTAACCAACGATAACTAGTCATATGTAATACTAACCAACGATAACCAGTCATATGTAATACTAACCAACGATAACCAGTCATATGTCATCTACCTGGGATAATGCTGACCGACTCTTGTGTAGACTTAGAAAGCTGATTTTTGTTCACCTGGTTCTGGCATTTGATACAACTTGAATGACGAACaatattaacccccccccccctccccagggcaAGATTGTGCTTTGTAAATAGAGGAAGATTGCTTTTAACCCAGTAAGGAatacttttttcttttttaagTTACGGCCAGCATTATTATAGGCGATAGTTAAGATGGGCGCGGTTATGGCGGGTCTCTTACGTAAGTAATGTGAGGGTCGAGGGGGGAGATACTGGAGGGAAGATGAGGTAAAGTTGATGGAGGGAATGGAGGGTGTTGGagaggagggatggagggggggggggtgagagagggggggtaggggtgaaTCCTGGCGCCACCACCCCTCACCGTCTGGCAGCTatccagcaccaggggggggcgCCGCGCCACCACCAAGGGGGGCGCCGCGCCACCACCTAGGGGGGCGCCgcgccaccacccccccccccaaacactgaACTGGGATATTTTCCATCCATGTTTCCCAAATTTTCCCTTTCATGTCATAGCCAAAAAATGTGAATATAGTGTTAAGTGACAAAGGGGGACACTTGTGTAGAGTGAGCGTGGTGGATGTATGGTCTTGTAGTGACATACATTAAAGAATCAGGCGGGTTAGGCCGGTATGACCATAGCCAATACTAAGCATTACATTGGATGCGCTTTCCAGGGTTTtattgaaaaaataaataaatgagcgaCCGAAAGACTTAAGAGGATTAATCTAGTAATCCGATCTGGATTACTCTTGCGGCACTGTGAGTGACCAAGATGTTACGACCTCCTTGAtagacatggtgtgtgtgtgtgtgtgtgtgtggagccttgAAGTGATGGCTATGGCGTGCACTGTCCACACCGTGTGCTGGCACTAGTGGTGCCACCCTCTCTGCCACCCACTGACAACACCGGCAGGTTTGCCATTCGTCCAGGTTGTTGGTGGCAGCATGTGGCGACGCGGCCCAATTGTGgatgcaccaccacctccaccagtagtAGTGACACGTAACCTCGAACACGTGTGTGACGAGGCACGTGCGAGGCAGGTGACGTCCGCCACGTGACCCCAGCACCCGCCCACCAGCGTCATGACCCTCATCGTGCCGCGGGGCAAGgacgccctctccaccaccaccaccaccaatgatgGCGCCGATAGCGGCTGCCTGGCAGGGTCTCCTGGCGATGCCAAGGAAGACGGGCGTCACCTGAGCGAGGGATACCTTGCCACGCAGCTCAAACGCCTCTCCCTCCCGGATATCGTTGCTTGCAAAAGCGTTGGAGGCAGCGATACCCAAACGTCAGCCCGCGTCCGCACCGTTAGTTTACATAAACCAAATATGAAACAAGAGAGCGGTCTTTGTGGGAGCGAATCTGAGCATAACGGAAGTAGCGAGTGCGATAGGGATCGGACAGTGAATATCAGTAGTCCTGAGTCAGTGTTACTGTGTGAAGGAACCATAAGTGAGTGTAGAGTGAGCGTGGACTCTATTACAAATTGTGTTGATGAATGTGAGAGGGATGAGGGGCTGGAGGGACCTGCTATCATCACTATCCCTCAGGTTCTTCAAGCAACCCAAATAAACATTGAGTGTCATCAGCCTCATGTGCCAAGCGAACGCATTCCTCAGGCAGACCAAACAAACAGCCTGACGGTGCAGGAGGCAGTTTGCTTTggaggaggcagcagcagcagcagttcgACGAGTCCTGACGTCACCGAAACATTAGACCAAACCCATCCTCCGGTCTCGGGAAAGTGGAGTGAAAACGGAGCCGTAGATGGAGGTTGTGTTGGACTTTTGGGACCCTCGGGTAATGGTGGCGAGGAGAAGAGTGATGACAACAATGGGGCAAGTTCAAAAGTTAACGATGACTTGGGTAATAACTTAAGCGGCGAGCATAACTTGAGTGGCACACGAGACCCGACCCGAGGAAGGGAAAGTGGCACAGGTAGTAGTGGTGAAGGTCGTAGTGACACACACCATGTGAAAAACAATGTAATAATAGGAACTGGCCTGAGTGATAAATTTATTCCGAGTGAAAGTGACTCCGGAGGCCCAGAAACACTTCATCAGGCAGGGCACGATGGGCCGCTGAAGGATAACAAGGAAGAGGATGATTTTAGCGCAACGAAGCAGAAAATAAATATTCTTCGGCAAAATTTTCTTTCGTCTCTGTCTACGGATGATGATGATGGTTGTGATTCCCCTGACTTTGTGGTTTTGCCTCACCATGTAGATACCAATTTTCAGATAGTTGAAGAGTCAGCCCAAGGAGGAAGAAGCACAAGTGAGGAGGGAGTCGTTGAGGCACTAGAGATCCCAGGCTGCGAGGGCGGTAATGGGGGTGATTTGCAGGAGGAAGTAGTGAACAAGAAGGCGGAGGTGTCAAGTGCCGAGGTTGAAGTGCCTGTTGGTGTCACTGTTATATCAACAGTGGCGGCGACCCCCACACATAACGAACCTCACCGCTTCTCTACATCTGTTCTGGAAACCCCAAACCATGACGCTACCCTTCAAGACGACAGTCCCGTCGAGACCGTGGGAAAGGTGGGTGTAGAATCTCGTCTTGTGTCGAGAGACAATTCCATGACAAGTTCTGTGGAAGACGAGACTCCGAGGAGTGGTCAGGTCGCTATACAAGACGCTCAAGTTTCTGCCGGTGTGGCGATGGATCTCGCCAGTGGAAACTTAAGGCTTGGCTATGATCTTTCAGCCGAAGACCAGCTGGAAGATAGTAGCATAGTCAATTATAGTCCTTTGGCCCTGCATCATACCCCCCCTATTGCCCATCTGCCGCCCACACCACCCTGCTCgccacccactctctcctcctccccactTGCCTCCATTCCACTTGGGCAAGCGGAATATACTATACAATCCACATACTTAAAAGGCCAATCCACAAATTGCGTTAATCTGCTGATGCACCAGTCCAGAAAGCACAGACGACTGCACAGACTGCGGACACCTGATGCGACAGTGGGCTCGCCCCTCAGGAACATCCAGCAGGAAGTAGAGAGGCAGACGGGGAGTGACTGCGAGACCCACCCACCCGCGCAACCGCCCCAGCAACATGGAAACCCACACGTGCAGCTCCTCGCCGCCAACGCTCATTGCGGAACGACGAACCAGTTGTGTCACCCGTCTCCGCAGTCACTGGAGGGAGGCGCCGGGGACCACCAGGAGCCCGGGGGCACAGAGGAAGACGCTCAACGACACCACCCTGGCCAGACTAGTGAGTGCGACAGCCGCCGCTTAGACGGCTCAGAAGAGCCGTCTTGCCACGCCGACGTGCCTAGAGGGCCAACCAAATACAATACACTAGAGGGAAAATGTGTTGGTGAAAGTGAACGTGCTAGTAAAAACGTCATTGTATTAGAACCCGCAGTGACCAGAGCGGAGCAAACTACCAAATATTTAATAGATTTACGTACTGGCGATGGTGGATGCGATGGAGAAAACCAAAGAAAAGGTCCGAGTGCTACCTCGCCCTTAAACAACTCTTTGTCAAAAGGAGGAGCGACGCCAGCAACGAACGAGTCTAATTGTGATATTAGAGTGTGCGAGTCTAGGCTCGCGACCGCAGGCGGTGCTAGTGACACTGACAATGTTTTTGAAAGTGAATCGTGTTGTAGTGACGGTTCGTGTCGAGACCATATCAATTTTGAGCACGAAGAAAACGTTTATAATAATGAGTATGATATAGAACAGAAAAACAGGTTACGAGAAGCGTGTAAGGACATAGCACGTGCCCTGAACGCCCTTCCCTGCCCGATTCCTCAGGATGACATGGTGGGACTCCGAGCGACGATCCTGTCACCCACTCCTAGGCTACAATACCGGGACCAGGAGGTGGAGGCTCACCTCTCTGACTCGGAGGAGCAGCCGGAGGTGGAGAGGCTGCAGGTGCGCGTGAGGAGTACAGGCACCAGCACGGCTTCAGATGATGAACGAAGGAGCAGTCTCTATGATAACTGCGGCATGAACGACAACTCGTGCGAGTGTGGCCACTGTCACGTCAGTGTCGCGGAAGAGCGCACCAAACAGTCTGACATGCCTCCCGTCATCATGGACAAGTTTACGGGCACTAAACGCCCCGAGAAGAAGCGGTACAGCTGTGGCAGTGAACACGACACCAGTGATTACGACCAGGAGGACGAAGGCTTCAGAACAGACGCAGGGGAAGGTTGTCGTACTGACGAGTTCGATCCGGTAACGACATCCGACGACAACGATTATGACGACGATTACTGTCAGACAGATGATTGTGGTGAAGAGTGTGATTACTGCAGTGGCGACGACGCCGAAGACGAAGGGGAAGACACTTGTTATTTCTGCAAGCACAACCAGAGTCTCAGTCCTGTGTGCAAGCATCCCGGGGTCATAACAAATGGTATTCTCAAGTCGTTCAGCGCCCGACGATCTCAGGAAAAGGAGGCAGTACGACTACCTCGTCAGAGGTCGCTGGCCCTTCAAGCGGCCATACAGCGTCGCAGACTCACTCGTCAAGGACTAGTGGCTATTAGGGAATCTAGCATCACGAGCGACGAACTTCCGGAGTCAGAGGAGGAACGCTCCAACGACGGCAGC includes:
- the LOC123759043 gene encoding uncharacterized protein isoform X5, coding for MTLIVPRGKDALSTTTTTNDGADSGCLAGSPGDAKEDGRHLSEGYLATQLKRLSLPDIVACKSVGGSDTQTSARVRTVSLHKPNMKQESGLCGSESEHNGSSECDRDRTVNISSPESVLLCEGTISECRVSVDSITNCVDECERDEGLEGPAIITIPQVLQATQINIECHQPHVPSERIPQADQTNSLTVQEAVCFGGGSSSSSSTSPDVTETLDQTHPPVSGKWSENGAVDGGCVGLLGPSGNGGEEKSDDNNGASSKVNDDLGNNLSGEHNLSGTRDPTRGRESGTGSSGEGRSDTHHVKNNVIIGTGLSDKFIPSESDSGGPETLHQAGHDGPLKDNKEEDDFSATKQKINILRQNFLSSLSTDDDDGCDSPDFVVLPHHVDTNFQIVEESAQGGRSTSEEGVVEALEIPGCEGGNGGDLQEEVVNKKAEVSSAEVEVPVGVTVISTVAATPTHNEPHRFSTSVLETPNHDATLQDDSPVETVGKVGVESRLVSRDNSMTSSVEDETPRSGQVAIQDAQVSAGVAMDLASGNLRLGYDLSAEDQLEDSSIVNYSPLALHHTPPIAHLPPTPPCSPPTLSSSPLASIPLGQAEYTIQSTYLKGQSTNCVNLLMHQSRKHRRLHRLRTPDATVGSPLRNIQQEVERQTGSDCETHPPAQPPQQHGNPHVQLLAANAHCGTTNQLCHPSPQSLEGGAGDHQEPGGTEEDAQRHHPGQTSECDSRRLDGSEEPSCHADVPRGPTKYNTLEGKCVGESERASKNVIVLEPAVTRAEQTTKYLIDLRTGDGGCDGENQRKGPSATSPLNNSLSKGGATPATNESNCDIRVCESRLATAGGASDTDNVFESESCCSDGSCRDHINFEHEENVYNNEYDIEQKNRLREACKDIARALNALPCPIPQDDMVGLRATILSPTPRLQYRDQEVEAHLSDSEEQPEVERLQVRVRSTGTSTASDDERRSSLYDNCGMNDNSCECGHCHVSVAEERTKQSDMPPVIMDKFTGTKRPEKKRYSCGSEHDTSDYDQEDEGFRTDAGEGCRTDEFDPVTTSDDNDYDDDYCQTDDCGEECDYCSGDDAEDEGEDTCYFCKHNQSLSPVCKHPGVITNGILKSFSARRSQEKEAVRLPRQRSLALQAAIQRRRLTRQGLVAIRESSITSDELPESEEERSNDGSNCDISSSWKFGLCRDIAASRDSTLRSVRSVRSSSSLPVVKERQRNKEKSNSLPGANSRSLASDLSVRQTSAAATPQRQISTSEDESGSHGSLPRLPPRPPRAPRMRPPLTPSPPAGAPASPSSPRPAMGVLGLQQQRSPGTPRALHISGLPVAPRTVAPRSPSNPNPPYGFPGAGTALLCPGSPGLSGRTTPSPGAADGPPPASPRINSRAGALVTRNFSISDDEGGGRWTGGRRHVTITRHESVYREVAEKGYHLPPGSPVDPYWLTWKLGVLQKTVEEVSGRLQEAEKTAESWGPVSQDPNLADQHAHNVRKFREGLADLQRGVDDVNDQAARFSAHNVPLTPANSARLHDLNNRWKTLETTVNDRWRQVAGRSREVTPLTPAQLASSVSPPWERATTSNKVPYYINHDQESTHWDHPIMMDLLDSLTEFNHIKFSAYRTATKLRMLQKKLALDRAKMQMATDIFDEHGLRGQNDRLIDVGDMVVVLSALYANISADHPDVNTTLAMDLCLNWLLNVYDSQRTGQMRVLSFKIGLVCLCRGHLEEKYRYMFRLIADPNRLVDQRKLGLLLHDCVQVPRQLGEVAAFGGSNIEPSVRSCFTKAGKDRETIEAVHFLTWVQQEPQSLVWLAVLHRVAASESIQHQVKCNICKAYPIVGLRYRCLKCLSFDMCQRCFFDGRSGKSHKITHPMHEYCTATTAGEDVKDFTKALKNKFKSKRSLQKHTKKGYLPVQTVLEHNVTSQDMHSRLELYASRLAEVELRTNSNSTPDSEDEHGLIAQYCQSLSSSDAPLPVPRSPLQIMAAVDAEQKDELEQMIRALEEENSVLQAEYDRLKSQQPVGSPPDDGLGGQRSEADMLAEAKLLRQHKGRLEARMGILEEHNRQLEAQLHRLRQLLGEPGGMSSPNKSGTLQTKSVTASQLAMDSPAKINGHSTQAGASSAYDGLDQMSEYVRPPPPPMGNVAHVGNLFSRAGDLGKAVGTLVATMTQEGESDLPSDEDDSDASDAVESKAV